In the genome of Bradyrhizobium arachidis, one region contains:
- a CDS encoding DUF47 domain-containing protein, producing the protein MMRWFRALLPREERFFELFDRHAQTVIQGAFALQGVLNGGEETPVYCQRVSQFENEADNVTREVLTAVRRTFITPFDRGDIKNLITSMDDAIDQMQQTAKAVMLFEVRAFEPPMREIGGLLIECANLVGRALPLLQSIGPNVAMLTAITEELTKLEGRVDDLHDIGLKELFLKHRDGSAMDFIVGVEIYDHLEKVADRFDDVANEINSIVIEQV; encoded by the coding sequence ATGATGCGTTGGTTTCGCGCTCTGCTTCCCAGGGAAGAGCGCTTTTTCGAACTGTTCGACCGCCATGCCCAGACTGTGATTCAGGGCGCGTTTGCGCTCCAGGGCGTGCTCAATGGCGGCGAGGAGACGCCGGTCTATTGCCAGCGGGTCAGCCAGTTCGAGAACGAGGCCGACAACGTTACCCGCGAGGTGCTGACGGCGGTGCGACGCACGTTCATCACGCCGTTCGATCGCGGCGACATCAAGAACCTCATCACCTCGATGGACGACGCCATCGACCAGATGCAGCAGACCGCAAAGGCGGTGATGCTGTTTGAGGTCCGCGCCTTCGAGCCGCCGATGCGCGAGATCGGCGGGCTTCTGATCGAATGCGCCAATCTGGTCGGACGCGCACTGCCGCTGTTGCAATCGATCGGGCCGAACGTCGCGATGCTGACCGCCATCACGGAGGAGCTGACGAAGCTCGAGGGGCGCGTCGATGACCTCCACGACATCGGGCTGAAGGAATTGTTCCTCAAGCATCGCGATGGCAGCGCGATGGATTTCATCGTCGGCGTCGAGATCTACGACCACCTCGAAAAGGTGGCCGATCGCTTCGACGACGTCGCGAACGAGATCAACAGCATCGTCATCGAGCAGGTCTAG
- a CDS encoding inorganic phosphate transporter — protein MDAALGLPVLVGLIAVALLFDFLNGLHDAANSIATIVSTRVLRPQFAVLWAAFFNFIAFMVFGLHVAQTIGTGIIDPSIVDAQVIFAALIGAIVWNLVTWALGIPSSSSHALIGGLVGGGMAKAGISAAVWSGLSKTVLAIVLSPLVGFVLAMLLVAIVSWLSVRSTPFAVDRAFRILQFASASLYSLGHGGNDAQKTMGIIAVLLYSQGHLGTEFSVPFWVVLSCQAAMALGTLMGGWRIVRTMGLRITKLTPMQGFCAETGGAATLFMATFLGVPVSTTHTITGAIVGVGAARRVSAVRWNVASSIVYAWVITIPASAIVAALSWWAVQLFR, from the coding sequence GTGGATGCCGCGTTGGGTCTTCCCGTCCTGGTCGGACTGATCGCCGTCGCACTGCTGTTCGATTTCCTGAACGGCCTGCACGACGCCGCCAATTCGATCGCGACCATCGTGTCGACCCGCGTGCTGCGGCCGCAGTTCGCCGTGCTCTGGGCCGCCTTCTTCAATTTCATCGCCTTCATGGTGTTTGGCCTGCATGTCGCCCAGACCATCGGCACCGGCATCATCGATCCCTCGATCGTCGATGCCCAGGTGATCTTCGCGGCTCTCATCGGCGCCATCGTCTGGAACCTCGTGACCTGGGCGCTCGGCATCCCGTCCTCCTCGTCGCATGCGCTGATCGGCGGCCTCGTCGGGGGCGGCATGGCCAAGGCGGGGATTTCGGCGGCGGTGTGGAGCGGTCTCTCCAAGACGGTGCTGGCGATCGTGCTGTCGCCGTTGGTCGGCTTCGTTCTCGCGATGTTGTTGGTTGCGATCGTGTCCTGGCTCTCGGTGCGCTCGACGCCGTTCGCGGTCGATCGCGCCTTCCGCATCCTGCAATTCGCCTCCGCCTCGCTCTATTCGCTCGGCCATGGCGGCAACGACGCGCAGAAGACCATGGGCATCATTGCCGTACTGCTCTATTCGCAGGGCCATCTCGGCACCGAATTCTCGGTGCCGTTCTGGGTGGTGCTGTCGTGCCAGGCGGCGATGGCGCTGGGCACGCTGATGGGTGGCTGGCGCATCGTCCGCACCATGGGGCTGCGCATCACCAAGCTGACGCCGATGCAGGGGTTTTGCGCGGAGACCGGGGGCGCCGCGACCCTGTTCATGGCGACCTTCCTCGGCGTTCCCGTCTCGACCACCCACACCATCACCGGCGCCATCGTCGGCGTCGGCGCGGCCCGCCGCGTCTCTGCGGTGCGCTGGAACGTGGCGAGCTCGATCGTCTATGCCTGGGTGATCACGATCCCGGCCTCCGCGATCGTCGCTGCGCTGAGCTGGTGGGCGGTCCAGCTCTTCAGGTGA
- the sugE gene encoding quaternary ammonium compound efflux SMR transporter SugE: protein MAWSILFVAGLLEITWAIGLKYTEGFTRLVPSVVTLAAMAGSVILLGLALKSLPVGTAYAVWTGIGAVGTATLGMFLFGEPATAFRLASIGLIVAGIVGLKLVT from the coding sequence ATGGCCTGGAGCATCCTGTTCGTCGCCGGTCTTCTCGAGATCACGTGGGCGATCGGGCTGAAATACACCGAGGGTTTCACCAGGCTTGTTCCCTCCGTCGTCACGCTCGCGGCGATGGCCGGCAGCGTCATCCTGCTGGGACTTGCCCTCAAATCGCTGCCCGTCGGCACCGCCTATGCGGTCTGGACCGGGATCGGCGCGGTCGGCACCGCCACGCTCGGCATGTTCCTGTTTGGCGAGCCCGCCACCGCCTTCCGCCTCGCCAGCATCGGGCTGATCGTTGCCGGCATCGTCGGGCTGAAGCTCGTCACCTGA
- a CDS encoding peptide chain release factor 3, which translates to MSDIATTSAESPARSPLAAEVARRRTFAIISHPDAGKTTLTEKLLLFGGAINLAGQVKAKGERRNTRSDWMKIERERGISVVTSVMTFEFEGLVFNLLDTPGHEDFSEDTYRTLTAVDSAVMVIDAAKGIEARTRKLFEVCRLRDIPIITFINKMDRESRDVFELLDEIEKTLALDTTPMTWPVGRGRDFLGTYDVINGGVRLLEGGGAKTGAAQQIEIAELAKLNANLDASAVKDELELVTEASKPFELEAFREGHLTPVYFGSALRNFGVGDLLEGLGKFAPEPRAQDSDQRKVEATDPRMSAFVFKIQANMDPNHRDRIAFARLCSGKLSRGMKAKLVRTGKSMPLSSPQFFFAQDRSVADEAFAGDVVGIPNHGTLRIGDTLTEGEDFNFVGVPSFAPEIVRRVRLTDAMKAKKLKEALQQMSEEGVVQVFRPRDGAPALVGVVGALQLDVLKARLEAEYSLPVEFEVSEFQLARWVSSEDRKKLDTFIAANTSSIADDVDGDPVYLARNEFYLGYTRERAEGIEFTNVKDVKKKG; encoded by the coding sequence ATGTCCGACATCGCCACCACCTCAGCCGAATCGCCGGCCCGTTCCCCGCTTGCCGCTGAAGTGGCGCGACGACGGACCTTTGCGATCATCTCCCACCCTGACGCCGGCAAGACCACGCTGACCGAAAAGCTCCTTCTGTTCGGCGGCGCCATCAACCTCGCCGGCCAGGTCAAGGCCAAGGGCGAGCGTCGCAACACGCGCTCGGACTGGATGAAGATCGAGCGCGAGCGCGGCATCTCGGTCGTGACCTCGGTCATGACCTTCGAGTTCGAGGGCCTCGTGTTCAACCTGTTGGACACGCCGGGCCACGAGGACTTTTCGGAAGACACCTATCGCACGCTCACCGCGGTCGATTCCGCCGTCATGGTGATCGACGCTGCCAAGGGTATCGAGGCGCGCACGCGCAAGCTGTTCGAGGTGTGCCGGTTGCGCGACATCCCGATCATCACCTTCATCAACAAGATGGACCGCGAGAGCCGCGACGTGTTCGAGCTGCTCGACGAGATCGAGAAGACGCTGGCGCTCGACACCACGCCGATGACCTGGCCGGTCGGCCGCGGCCGCGACTTCCTTGGCACCTACGACGTCATCAATGGCGGCGTCCGCCTGCTCGAAGGCGGCGGCGCCAAGACTGGCGCGGCGCAGCAGATCGAGATCGCCGAACTCGCCAAGCTCAACGCCAATCTCGACGCCTCCGCGGTGAAGGACGAGCTCGAGCTCGTCACGGAAGCCTCAAAGCCGTTCGAGCTGGAAGCGTTCCGCGAGGGCCATCTGACGCCGGTCTATTTCGGCAGCGCGCTGCGCAATTTCGGCGTCGGCGACCTCCTGGAAGGACTCGGCAAGTTCGCGCCCGAGCCGCGCGCGCAGGACAGCGACCAGCGCAAGGTCGAGGCGACAGATCCGCGCATGAGCGCCTTCGTGTTCAAGATCCAGGCCAACATGGATCCGAACCACCGCGACCGCATCGCCTTCGCGCGCCTCTGTTCCGGCAAGCTCAGCCGCGGCATGAAGGCGAAGCTGGTGCGCACCGGCAAGAGCATGCCGCTGTCGAGCCCGCAATTCTTCTTCGCTCAGGACCGTTCGGTCGCGGACGAGGCCTTTGCCGGCGACGTCGTTGGCATTCCCAATCACGGCACGCTGCGCATCGGCGATACCTTGACCGAGGGCGAGGATTTCAACTTCGTGGGCGTGCCGAGCTTCGCTCCGGAAATCGTTCGCCGCGTGCGGCTCACCGACGCCATGAAGGCGAAGAAGCTGAAGGAAGCGCTCCAGCAGATGTCGGAGGAGGGCGTGGTCCAGGTGTTCCGCCCGCGCGACGGCGCGCCGGCACTGGTCGGCGTGGTCGGCGCGCTGCAGCTCGATGTGCTGAAGGCGCGCCTCGAAGCCGAATATTCGCTGCCGGTCGAGTTCGAGGTCAGCGAGTTCCAGCTCGCGCGCTGGGTCTCCTCCGAGGACCGCAAGAAGCTCGATACCTTCATCGCCGCCAACACGTCCAGTATCGCCGATGATGTCGACGGCGATCCCGTGTACCTGGCGCGGAACGAGTTCTATCTCGGCTACACCAGGGAGCGCGCCGAGGGCATCGAGTTCACCAACGTCAAGGACGTCAAGAAGAAGGGGTAG
- a CDS encoding NnrU family protein → MGLLVMILGLVLFFAAHVFTTKREARAQAIVRLGEGTYKLLYSVVSLAGLALIIWGFAHYRSSGWIDVWYPPKALKHITLALMLPAVILVVASYLRGRIYATLKHPMLAGIKLWAAAHLLANGDLGSIILFGSFLGWAVYDRISLKHRKDAGGPPIPVGGVTNDLIAVAVGVVAYLALAFAFHPVVIGVPVVGV, encoded by the coding sequence GTGGGTCTGCTGGTCATGATCCTGGGGCTGGTGCTGTTTTTCGCGGCCCATGTTTTCACCACGAAACGCGAGGCGCGCGCGCAAGCCATCGTGAGGCTGGGCGAGGGGACCTACAAGCTCCTTTACTCCGTCGTTTCGCTTGCGGGGCTGGCGCTGATCATCTGGGGCTTTGCCCATTATCGTAGCTCCGGCTGGATCGACGTCTGGTATCCGCCGAAGGCGCTCAAGCACATAACCCTCGCGCTGATGCTGCCCGCGGTCATCCTGGTGGTCGCCTCCTACCTGCGCGGCCGCATTTATGCGACGCTGAAGCATCCGATGCTGGCGGGCATCAAACTGTGGGCGGCAGCGCATCTGCTCGCCAATGGCGATCTCGGCTCCATCATCCTGTTCGGCTCGTTCCTGGGCTGGGCGGTGTATGACCGCATTTCGCTCAAGCATCGCAAGGACGCTGGCGGGCCGCCGATCCCGGTGGGCGGCGTCACCAACGATCTGATCGCTGTTGCTGTGGGCGTCGTTGCCTATCTGGCTCTGGCGTTTGCGTTCCATCCGGTGGTGATCGGTGTTCCCGTCGTGGGGGTGTAG
- a CDS encoding class I adenylate-forming enzyme family protein, whose translation MDWWQSQIPPMRLEARFGDRAVPAFCDRPASLWAMIADACARNAAGEALIAGDVRLSWRQAVEQAARIAAGFRKLGLQRGDRVAILLGNRIEFPLLLFAAAHEGLVTVLLSTRQQKPEIAYVLADCGARILIHEAGLADRLPDASDVPDVIHRIAIDSDPALSRFGMLADNPPAPAPVELGEEDTAMILYTSGTTGKPKGAMLAHCNIVHSSMVFVSCLQLTETDRSIAAVPLGHVTGVVANITTMIRCGGALIIMPEFKAAEYLKLAARERVTYTVMVPAMYNLCLLQPDFDSYDLSSWRIGGFGGAPMPVATIEKLKATIPGLKLANCYGATETTSPSTIMPGELTASHIDSVGLPCPGARIVAMGTDGRELPPGEIGELWIQSASVIKGYWNNPKATAESFTAGFWHSGDLGSVDAEGFVRVFDRQKDMINRGGLKIYSAEVESVLAGHPAVVESAIIAKACPVLGERVHAVVVTRAPVAADALRAWCAERLSDYKVPETMAITAEPLPRNANGKVLKRQLRELPGA comes from the coding sequence ATGGACTGGTGGCAATCTCAGATCCCGCCGATGCGTCTCGAGGCGCGCTTTGGCGATCGGGCGGTGCCGGCGTTCTGCGACCGTCCGGCGAGCTTGTGGGCCATGATTGCGGACGCCTGCGCACGCAATGCCGCTGGCGAAGCGCTGATCGCAGGCGACGTCCGCCTGAGCTGGCGGCAGGCGGTAGAGCAGGCCGCGCGGATCGCGGCGGGTTTCCGCAAGCTCGGCCTGCAACGCGGCGATCGCGTTGCGATCCTGCTCGGCAACCGCATCGAGTTTCCGCTGCTGCTGTTTGCCGCCGCGCATGAGGGCCTCGTCACGGTGCTGCTGAGCACGCGCCAGCAGAAACCCGAGATCGCCTATGTGCTCGCCGACTGCGGCGCCAGGATCCTGATCCATGAGGCAGGACTTGCCGACCGGCTGCCCGATGCATCGGATGTCCCCGATGTGATCCACCGCATCGCCATCGACAGCGATCCGGCCCTGTCGCGTTTTGGCATGCTGGCGGACAATCCTCCGGCACCGGCGCCTGTCGAGCTGGGCGAAGAGGACACCGCGATGATCCTCTACACCTCGGGCACGACGGGCAAGCCGAAGGGCGCGATGCTCGCCCATTGCAACATCGTGCATTCCTCGATGGTGTTCGTGTCCTGCCTGCAATTGACGGAAACGGACCGTTCGATCGCGGCGGTGCCGCTCGGCCATGTCACCGGCGTCGTCGCCAACATCACGACGATGATCCGCTGCGGCGGCGCGCTGATCATCATGCCGGAGTTCAAGGCCGCAGAGTATCTCAAGCTCGCCGCGCGCGAGCGCGTCACCTACACGGTGATGGTGCCGGCGATGTACAATCTCTGCCTGCTCCAGCCCGATTTCGACAGCTATGATCTCTCGAGCTGGCGCATCGGCGGCTTCGGCGGCGCGCCGATGCCGGTCGCGACCATCGAGAAGCTCAAGGCGACGATCCCCGGTCTGAAGCTTGCGAACTGCTACGGCGCCACTGAGACGACGTCGCCGTCGACGATCATGCCGGGCGAGCTGACCGCGAGCCACATCGATAGCGTCGGCCTGCCGTGCCCCGGTGCGCGCATCGTCGCGATGGGGACGGACGGGCGCGAGCTGCCGCCCGGCGAGATCGGCGAGCTCTGGATCCAGAGCGCCTCGGTCATCAAAGGTTACTGGAACAATCCGAAGGCGACGGCGGAGAGCTTCACCGCCGGATTCTGGCACTCCGGCGATCTCGGCTCGGTCGACGCCGAAGGCTTCGTCCGCGTGTTCGACCGGCAGAAGGACATGATCAACCGCGGCGGGCTGAAGATCTATTCCGCCGAGGTCGAGTCTGTGCTGGCCGGCCACCCCGCGGTGGTCGAGAGCGCGATCATCGCCAAAGCGTGCCCGGTGCTGGGCGAGCGCGTCCATGCCGTCGTGGTGACACGCGCGCCCGTGGCTGCCGACGCCTTGCGGGCCTGGTGCGCGGAACGGCTGTCCGACTACAAGGTCCCCGAGACCATGGCGATCACCGCCGAGCCGCTGCCGCGCAATGCCAATGGCAAGGTGCTGAAGCGGCAGCTGCGGGAGCTCCCGGGAGCCTGA
- a CDS encoding tetratricopeptide repeat protein, translated as MSELFDEVDEEVRREQLKKLWDKYSIYFIALMVLIVAAVGGWRGYQYLEAKKAAEAGAAFEKAVELSDQNKHAEAEAAFTELAAKAPSGYRTLSRLRAAAEAAPRDPKAAAKMYDDIAADRSVGGEWQDLAKIRAAGLLLDSASYADMQQRLEASAAPKSTFRHSAREMLALSAWRNNDATAARKWLDTIAEDGETPPGLRSRAEALQALLPPVAKS; from the coding sequence GTGTCTGAATTATTTGACGAAGTCGACGAGGAAGTACGTCGCGAACAGCTCAAGAAGCTGTGGGATAAATATTCGATCTACTTCATCGCCCTGATGGTGCTCATCGTGGCCGCCGTCGGCGGCTGGCGCGGCTATCAGTACCTGGAGGCCAAGAAGGCCGCCGAGGCCGGCGCCGCCTTCGAGAAGGCTGTCGAGCTGTCCGACCAGAACAAGCACGCCGAGGCCGAAGCCGCCTTCACCGAGCTCGCCGCCAAGGCGCCGTCGGGCTATCGCACCCTGTCGAGACTGCGCGCCGCGGCCGAGGCCGCCCCCCGCGATCCCAAGGCAGCCGCGAAGATGTATGACGACATCGCCGCCGACCGCAGTGTGGGTGGCGAGTGGCAGGATCTGGCCAAGATTCGCGCCGCCGGCTTGCTGCTCGACAGCGCGTCCTACGCCGACATGCAGCAGCGGCTGGAGGCTTCGGCCGCGCCCAAATCGACGTTCCGCCACAGCGCGCGCGAGATGCTGGCGCTGTCGGCCTGGCGCAACAACGACGCGACCGCCGCGCGCAAATGGCTCGATACGATTGCCGAAGACGGCGAAACGCCGCCCGGCCTGCGCTCGCGCGCCGAGGCGCTCCAGGCTCTGCTGCCGCCCGTCGCCAAAAGCTGA
- the der gene encoding ribosome biogenesis GTPase Der, translated as MSFTIAIIGRPNVGKSTLFNRLVGQKLALVDDLPGVTRDRREGEARLGDLQFTIIDTAGLDEGAKGSLTARMQEQTETAIAQADALFFVIDARIGLTPTDRAFADFARKANKPVVLVANKSEGKHGDAGAMEAFALGLGDPIQISAEHGEGMGELYDELAKLMPEPVEEDEDEDDAPLSEEEAATRPIRVAIVGRPNAGKSTLINHLLGEERLLTSPEAGTTRDSIAVEINWKGREFRVFDTAGLRRRSRIEEKLEKLSVADALRAVRFAEVVVLMMDSQNRFEEQDLRIADLIEREGRAVVLAVNKWDLMETKGGGAISGLRRDADHWLPQVKGVPIVAVSGLMGEGIDRLMQAIQDAYAVWNRRVPTSALNRWFEQAIQANPPPAVSGRRLKLNYITQNKARPPSFVLFCSRADAVPQSYLRYLTNSMRETFELPGTPVRITLREKANPFAHKRKRPS; from the coding sequence ATGTCCTTCACGATCGCCATCATCGGCCGGCCCAATGTCGGCAAGTCGACGCTGTTCAACCGCCTGGTCGGACAGAAGCTCGCGCTCGTCGATGATCTGCCGGGCGTCACCCGTGACCGCCGCGAGGGTGAGGCCAGGCTCGGCGACCTCCAGTTCACCATCATCGATACCGCCGGCCTCGACGAGGGTGCCAAGGGTTCGCTGACCGCGCGGATGCAGGAGCAGACCGAGACCGCGATCGCGCAGGCCGACGCGCTGTTCTTCGTGATCGACGCCCGCATCGGCCTCACGCCCACCGATCGCGCCTTCGCCGATTTCGCCCGCAAGGCCAACAAGCCGGTGGTGCTCGTCGCCAACAAGAGCGAAGGCAAGCATGGCGATGCCGGTGCGATGGAAGCGTTCGCGCTTGGTCTGGGCGATCCCATCCAGATCTCCGCCGAGCATGGCGAGGGCATGGGCGAGCTTTACGACGAGCTTGCCAAGTTGATGCCGGAGCCTGTCGAGGAAGATGAGGATGAGGACGACGCGCCGCTCTCGGAAGAAGAAGCCGCGACGCGCCCGATCCGGGTCGCCATCGTCGGCCGGCCCAATGCTGGCAAGTCGACGCTGATCAACCATCTGCTCGGCGAAGAACGTTTGTTGACCAGCCCGGAGGCCGGCACCACGCGCGATTCGATCGCGGTCGAGATCAACTGGAAGGGCCGCGAATTCCGCGTGTTCGATACCGCGGGTCTACGCCGGCGCTCGCGCATCGAGGAGAAGCTGGAAAAGCTCTCGGTCGCGGATGCGCTGCGCGCGGTGCGCTTTGCCGAAGTCGTCGTGTTGATGATGGACTCGCAGAACCGCTTCGAGGAGCAGGACCTGCGCATCGCCGATCTGATCGAGCGCGAGGGCCGCGCCGTCGTGCTCGCCGTCAACAAATGGGACCTGATGGAGACCAAGGGCGGCGGCGCGATCTCGGGCCTGCGCCGCGATGCCGATCACTGGCTGCCGCAGGTCAAGGGCGTGCCGATCGTCGCCGTTTCCGGCCTGATGGGTGAGGGCATCGACCGCCTGATGCAGGCGATCCAGGACGCCTATGCGGTCTGGAACAGGCGCGTGCCGACCTCGGCGCTCAATCGCTGGTTCGAGCAGGCGATCCAGGCCAATCCGCCGCCCGCGGTGTCCGGCCGCAGGCTGAAGCTGAACTACATCACGCAGAACAAGGCGCGTCCGCCGAGCTTCGTGCTGTTCTGCTCGCGCGCCGATGCCGTGCCGCAGTCCTATCTGCGCTATTTGACCAATTCCATGCGCGAGACGTTCGAGCTGCCGGGCACGCCGGTGCGCATCACCCTGCGCGAGAAAGCCAATCCCTTCGCGCACAAGCGCAAGCGGCCGTCATGA
- a CDS encoding TCR/Tet family MFS transporter, whose amino-acid sequence MSDGAGEAVAQGTAPVRRGAVAFIFVTILLDMVALGVIMPVLPKLIEGFVDNDTAHAARIFGLFGTAWALMQFVFSPVLGALSDRFGRRPVVLLSNFGLAADYVLMALAPSLTWLFIGRVISGITSASISTAFAYIADITPPERRAAIFGRIGAAFGAGFILGPALGGLLGDIDPRLPFWAAAALSFANALYGLFVLPESLVPEKRAPFHWRSANPVGALHLLRSNAALAGLSIVNFIAQVAHVVLPSTFVLYATYRYGWDSKTVGLTLAMVGICAMVVQGLAIGPIVGVLGERKALVLGLCCGAIGFVIFGAAPTGPLFWIGIPVMSLWGISGAAMQSLMTRLVAPDQQGQLQGATASVQSVSQLVGPFLFTLTFSYFIGASAPLHLPGAPFLLAAALMVVCVMIAMRALNATKTVP is encoded by the coding sequence ATGAGCGACGGCGCCGGCGAGGCGGTGGCGCAGGGCACAGCGCCGGTCCGGCGCGGCGCGGTCGCCTTCATCTTCGTCACCATCCTCTTGGACATGGTCGCGCTCGGCGTGATCATGCCGGTCCTGCCAAAGCTGATCGAGGGCTTCGTCGACAACGACACCGCGCATGCGGCCCGCATCTTCGGCCTGTTCGGCACCGCCTGGGCGCTGATGCAGTTCGTGTTCTCGCCGGTGCTCGGCGCACTCTCCGATCGCTTCGGGCGGCGACCGGTGGTGCTGTTGTCGAATTTCGGGCTCGCCGCCGATTATGTGCTGATGGCGCTGGCGCCGTCCCTGACCTGGCTGTTCATCGGCCGCGTCATCTCCGGCATCACGTCGGCCAGCATCTCGACCGCGTTTGCCTATATCGCCGACATCACGCCGCCAGAGCGCCGCGCGGCAATCTTCGGCAGGATTGGCGCTGCCTTCGGCGCCGGTTTCATCCTCGGTCCGGCGCTCGGCGGCCTGCTCGGCGATATCGATCCGCGGCTGCCGTTCTGGGCGGCGGCGGCCCTGAGCTTCGCCAATGCGCTCTACGGGCTGTTCGTCCTGCCGGAATCCCTGGTGCCCGAGAAGCGCGCGCCGTTCCATTGGAGAAGCGCCAATCCGGTCGGAGCGCTGCATCTGCTGCGGTCCAATGCGGCGCTGGCCGGACTGTCGATCGTCAATTTCATCGCGCAGGTCGCGCATGTCGTGCTGCCCTCGACCTTCGTGCTGTATGCGACCTATCGCTACGGCTGGGATTCCAAGACGGTCGGATTGACGCTCGCGATGGTCGGCATCTGCGCCATGGTGGTGCAGGGGCTCGCCATCGGCCCGATCGTGGGCGTGCTTGGCGAGCGCAAAGCGCTGGTGCTCGGCCTGTGCTGTGGCGCGATCGGCTTCGTGATCTTCGGCGCCGCGCCGACCGGGCCGTTGTTCTGGATCGGCATTCCCGTGATGTCGCTATGGGGCATTTCGGGCGCCGCCATGCAATCGTTGATGACACGGCTGGTCGCGCCCGATCAGCAGGGCCAGCTGCAGGGCGCAACCGCGAGCGTGCAGAGTGTCTCGCAGCTCGTCGGCCCGTTCCTGTTCACGCTGACGTTCTCCTACTTCATCGGCGCCAGCGCGCCGCTGCATCTGCCCGGAGCACCATTTCTGTTGGCGGCGGCGCTGATGGTGGTGTGCGTGATGATTGCGATGCGGGCGCTGAATGCCACGAAGACGGTCCCGTAG